A single region of the Gracilibacillus caseinilyticus genome encodes:
- a CDS encoding anthranilate synthase component II: MIVIIDNYDSFTYNLAQYYRQLTDTVRVIRVNEVTIEQLAQMKPSLIVISPGPGAPENQPVCFDILDHFHPTTPIFGVCLGMQMMVHYFDGKVSKATAPMHGKTSVISHTGTGVFEGVPNQIRVTRYHSLVTHYIPEQFDITALTSSNEIMGIKHHHFQVEGIQFHPEAILTEYGFDMIRNSFNQAMERYT, translated from the coding sequence TTGATTGTTATTATCGATAATTATGATTCATTTACATATAACCTTGCACAATATTACCGGCAACTAACGGATACAGTACGTGTCATTAGAGTCAATGAAGTCACGATCGAACAACTTGCACAAATGAAACCTAGCCTGATCGTTATTTCACCTGGTCCTGGTGCACCAGAAAATCAACCCGTTTGCTTCGATATTCTGGATCACTTTCATCCTACTACACCGATATTTGGTGTGTGTTTAGGAATGCAAATGATGGTACATTATTTTGATGGAAAGGTGAGCAAAGCGACTGCACCCATGCACGGCAAGACTTCTGTGATAAGCCATACTGGTACTGGTGTTTTCGAAGGGGTTCCTAACCAGATTCGTGTGACCAGATATCATTCATTAGTTACCCACTACATTCCTGAACAGTTTGACATTACTGCACTAACAAGTTCGAATGAAATTATGGGTATCAAACATCATCATTTTCAAGTGGAAGGTATTCAATTTCACCCTGAGGCTATTTTAACGGAATATGGTTTTGACATGATCCGGAATAGTTTCAATCAAGCAATGGAGAGATATACATGA
- a CDS encoding iron ABC transporter ATP-binding protein, which produces MIKIKELTKRFGKKNVVEDVSVTIEPGTITSFIGPNGAGKSTLLSMVSRLLEADTGEVLLDQGNVQKWKSNEFAKRVSILKQSNHTNVRLTVRELISFGRYPYSKGRLTEKDEEFVDQAMDYMNLHDMQDQFIDELSGGQRQRAFIAMVIAQDTDYILLDEPLNNLDMKHSVQIMKILRRLVNELGKTVVIVLHDINFASVYSDRIVALKDGKLVKNGPTNDIINSEALRDIYDMDIPVQEQNGCRICVYFNAQS; this is translated from the coding sequence ATGATAAAAATAAAGGAATTAACGAAGCGTTTTGGTAAAAAAAATGTAGTCGAAGACGTTTCTGTAACGATTGAGCCAGGTACCATTACATCATTTATAGGTCCAAATGGTGCAGGTAAATCAACATTGCTGTCCATGGTAAGTCGATTATTAGAAGCAGATACAGGTGAAGTCCTACTGGATCAGGGAAATGTACAAAAATGGAAATCGAACGAATTTGCAAAACGAGTTTCAATTTTAAAACAATCGAACCATACAAATGTCCGTTTAACTGTCCGTGAACTAATTTCATTCGGTCGTTATCCATATTCGAAAGGTCGTCTAACTGAAAAAGATGAAGAATTTGTAGATCAAGCGATGGATTATATGAATTTACATGATATGCAAGATCAATTTATTGATGAACTTTCTGGAGGACAGAGACAACGTGCGTTTATCGCAATGGTAATTGCACAAGATACTGATTATATTTTATTGGATGAACCTTTAAATAATCTGGATATGAAGCATTCTGTGCAAATTATGAAAATTTTACGCAGGCTTGTTAATGAGCTAGGTAAAACAGTTGTGATTGTGTTACATGATATTAATTTCGCATCCGTTTATTCAGATCGTATTGTCGCTTTAAAGGATGGGAAATTAGTGAAAAACGGGCCGACAAACGACATTATTAACTCCGAAGCTCTCCGGGATATTTACGATATGGATATTCCGGTTCAGGAACAGAACGGTTGCCGAATATGTGTATATTTTAATGCGCAGTCATAA
- a CDS encoding YesL family protein: protein MNALNKAFEWISKMAYLNVLWIGFTILGLFVAGLFPATAAVFAVTRKWITGYTDIPLFKTFWQSFRASFVQANILGYIFAAIAYVLYLDFVFITLAPNDFVMILTVPFLFVSILAGLTFLYVFPVYVHYKMRLLEVVKSAFFIMILNPLKTLIMMLGVFGITFILWHFQGWALFFSMSLISLAVMLPAQKAFEKIQEKKVTYDDSALAEE, encoded by the coding sequence ATGAACGCGTTAAATAAAGCTTTTGAATGGATAAGCAAAATGGCATATTTGAATGTATTATGGATTGGATTTACCATATTGGGTTTATTTGTTGCAGGACTTTTTCCAGCAACAGCTGCTGTTTTTGCTGTCACGAGAAAATGGATAACCGGCTATACTGATATTCCTCTTTTTAAAACGTTCTGGCAGTCTTTTCGAGCATCGTTTGTGCAGGCAAATATATTAGGTTATATCTTTGCTGCAATCGCTTATGTATTATATTTGGATTTTGTATTCATCACGTTGGCACCAAATGATTTTGTTATGATACTGACAGTGCCGTTTTTGTTTGTCAGCATTCTCGCGGGATTAACCTTTTTGTATGTGTTCCCGGTATATGTACACTACAAGATGCGACTCTTAGAAGTGGTAAAAAGTGCCTTTTTTATCATGATCTTAAATCCGTTAAAGACTTTAATCATGATGCTAGGGGTATTTGGCATTACGTTTATATTATGGCATTTCCAAGGATGGGCGCTATTCTTCAGCATGAGTCTGATTTCGCTTGCGGTCATGCTACCTGCTCAAAAAGCTTTTGAAAAAATCCAGGAAAAGAAGGTAACTTATGACGACAGTGCATTAGCAGAAGAATAA
- a CDS encoding YczE/YyaS/YitT family protein: MLQVVRSFFIYLLGITVLTLGISLTIQSHLGTSPFDALLVGLFRTFGLSVGSWEIVLGFTFVLINAITLKTKPEFSALLTSFITGIGIDSWLMIQNSWLSPDGAVGQWICLVSGIVCTGIGVAIYLESSFAPNPMDRTMVILTDKTGWSFTRSRALISIILVIVAFFFNGAIGIGTLLNALFSGLIIQSVKSVAMVSGQKKLAVTVKAG, from the coding sequence ATGCTACAAGTTGTACGTTCTTTTTTTATTTATCTTTTAGGTATAACGGTATTAACATTAGGTATATCCTTAACTATTCAATCTCATTTAGGAACTTCACCATTTGATGCTTTACTCGTTGGATTGTTTCGAACATTTGGATTATCCGTCGGCAGCTGGGAAATAGTTTTAGGCTTTACCTTTGTACTTATAAACGCAATCACACTTAAAACGAAGCCAGAATTCTCTGCTCTTCTAACCTCATTCATAACAGGAATTGGCATTGATTCATGGTTAATGATTCAGAACTCCTGGTTATCTCCTGATGGCGCAGTTGGACAATGGATATGTCTTGTATCAGGAATAGTATGTACTGGTATTGGAGTAGCTATCTATCTAGAATCAAGCTTTGCTCCTAACCCAATGGACCGCACAATGGTAATCCTTACAGATAAAACCGGATGGTCATTTACACGTTCTCGTGCATTGATCAGCATTATATTAGTAATCGTTGCCTTTTTCTTTAATGGTGCGATTGGTATTGGTACATTGCTAAATGCCTTATTTTCAGGACTGATTATTCAATCTGTAAAATCAGTTGCTATGGTCTCCGGACAAAAAAAATTAGCGGTAACAGTAAAAGCAGGATAA
- a CDS encoding iron chelate uptake ABC transporter family permease subunit yields MRKNSAKLIFLLVLAIISILFYAFYDIKGGFDYAFPKRVIKISAMIVTGVAISYATVVFQTITHNRILTPSIMGMDSMYEVVQTLIYFFSGSMSIWVVNRYLNFGAAIIAMVLFALILYRFLFRSDKHPIYLLLLVGMILGTLLGSFVTFLQVLIDPVEYLSLQTMLFASFTKVKAELLYISIVILIITFIYGYRIMDKLDVMSLGRENAMNLGINYDRMVMNILILSSVLIATSTALVGPITFLGLIVANLSYQYLITYKHSILILGASLISIIALVGGQFLVEHIFELRTTLSVMINFIGGIYFIYLLLKESRAA; encoded by the coding sequence ATGCGAAAAAATAGTGCGAAGTTAATTTTTTTATTGGTGCTGGCAATCATTTCGATACTTTTTTATGCATTTTATGATATTAAAGGCGGCTTTGATTATGCTTTCCCCAAACGTGTCATAAAAATTTCAGCGATGATTGTGACAGGAGTAGCGATTTCTTATGCTACCGTTGTGTTCCAGACCATAACTCATAACCGTATTTTGACTCCATCAATAATGGGAATGGATTCCATGTATGAAGTAGTCCAAACATTGATATATTTCTTTTCGGGTTCCATGTCGATCTGGGTGGTAAATCGATATTTGAATTTTGGAGCCGCAATTATTGCAATGGTTTTATTTGCGCTTATTTTATATCGTTTTCTATTCCGATCTGATAAGCATCCTATTTATCTATTATTATTAGTCGGCATGATATTAGGGACACTTTTAGGTAGTTTTGTAACGTTTTTGCAAGTGTTAATCGATCCAGTTGAATATTTAAGCTTACAAACGATGTTATTTGCGAGTTTCACAAAAGTTAAAGCTGAATTGCTATACATTTCTATTGTTATTTTAATTATTACGTTTATTTATGGCTATCGAATTATGGATAAACTGGACGTTATGTCACTAGGCCGTGAAAATGCGATGAACCTTGGAATTAACTATGATCGTATGGTAATGAATATTTTAATTTTATCTTCTGTACTGATTGCAACGTCGACCGCTTTAGTTGGTCCCATTACATTCTTAGGATTAATTGTCGCGAATCTGTCTTATCAGTATTTGATAACATATAAACATTCCATCTTAATTTTAGGTGCAAGTCTAATTAGTATTATCGCTTTAGTAGGAGGACAATTCCTTGTCGAACATATTTTTGAACTACGTACCACGTTAAGTGTAATGATTAACTTTATCGGTGGTATTTACTTCATTTACTTATTATTAAAAGAAAGCAGGGCTGCATAA
- a CDS encoding response regulator, which yields MAQVLIVDDAAFMRMQLKNIFTNLGHEVVGEAANGQEAAQLYEELKPEIVSMDITMPEMNGVEATKIIKEKDANAKIIMCSAMGQQQMVLDAIKAGASDFIVKPFTEDRVKETLEKLL from the coding sequence TTGGCTCAAGTATTGATTGTAGACGACGCTGCGTTTATGCGCATGCAATTAAAAAATATCTTCACGAATTTAGGTCATGAAGTAGTTGGTGAGGCAGCAAATGGGCAAGAAGCTGCTCAGTTATACGAGGAATTAAAGCCAGAAATTGTATCGATGGATATTACGATGCCGGAAATGAACGGTGTAGAAGCAACGAAAATAATTAAAGAAAAGGATGCAAATGCCAAGATTATCATGTGTTCCGCAATGGGACAACAACAAATGGTTTTAGACGCGATAAAAGCAGGTGCTTCGGATTTTATCGTTAAACCATTTACAGAAGATAGAGTGAAAGAGACGTTGGAAAAGTTATTGTAA
- a CDS encoding chemotaxis protein CheW — MVQTMTKTIIFKLNNQEYGANIEQIISIERFEEIVPLPQTSDFIKGIINLRGSVIPIVDLRTRLGLIEAAPTEQTRILIANVRDFRLGLIVDEATDVIDIHPDSIEDAPELVKSVDYQYMKGVAKLEDRGMLLLLDLNHVLSLHELEEVQHVAAE; from the coding sequence GTGGTACAAACAATGACGAAGACTATTATTTTTAAATTAAACAACCAGGAATACGGGGCGAATATTGAGCAGATCATTTCCATTGAAAGGTTTGAAGAGATCGTACCTTTGCCACAAACCTCTGATTTTATTAAAGGAATCATTAATTTGCGCGGAAGTGTCATTCCGATTGTCGATTTAAGAACAAGATTAGGATTGATAGAGGCTGCGCCAACGGAACAAACCAGAATTTTAATTGCGAATGTCCGTGATTTTCGTTTAGGACTCATTGTTGATGAAGCTACTGATGTTATTGACATTCACCCAGATAGTATTGAGGATGCACCTGAGCTTGTCAAGAGTGTAGATTATCAATACATGAAAGGTGTCGCAAAGTTAGAGGATAGAGGCATGTTGTTGTTATTAGACTTAAACCATGTGTTAAGTTTACATGAATTAGAAGAAGTACAACATGTAGCAGCAGAATAA
- a CDS encoding chemotaxis protein CheX gives MASSTEVNVNEIIKELYNGSVKSIKSVVPVEHEFESPKISTNPLSVEYGVLIGYSGTFKGDLLIQASHSVFSSIGEALYGMQLSAEMLDSFSGELGNMLAGGLSTHLADAGIETDITHPTIISGEARLTGFKRVLEVAIHYKRIGDMKMSLLLNQ, from the coding sequence ATGGCATCATCAACGGAAGTGAATGTGAACGAAATAATTAAAGAATTATATAATGGATCGGTGAAGTCGATTAAAAGTGTTGTACCTGTTGAGCATGAATTCGAATCTCCTAAAATATCAACAAATCCATTAAGTGTCGAGTATGGTGTTCTTATCGGGTACAGCGGCACCTTTAAAGGTGATTTATTAATCCAGGCTAGCCATTCCGTATTTAGCTCGATTGGCGAAGCGTTGTATGGCATGCAATTATCAGCAGAAATGCTCGATTCATTTTCCGGTGAATTAGGCAATATGCTTGCAGGGGGTCTGTCTACACATTTAGCTGACGCCGGTATTGAAACAGACATTACTCATCCCACTATTATCAGTGGAGAGGCAAGGTTAACAGGATTTAAGCGAGTATTAGAAGTAGCCATTCATTATAAGCGTATCGGTGATATGAAAATGTCACTGTTATTAAATCAATAA
- a CDS encoding siderophore ABC transporter substrate-binding protein codes for MKNWKFLSFILVSLIFALAACGGADNSASGETADQEEQSTEEGNNESSEESIEESTDEASSTYPMTVSSTVSSSESRDGSSTYNFEDVTFESMPEKIVVFDYGFLDTLDSLGVEGIVGVAKGSTLPEHLEDYSGDEYTNIGTLKEPLLEDIAALEPDAIFISGRQSAFYDQLKEITPNVVFVGTQQDDYWNTFMESVDIATQIFGKEAEAEEYLAKYDSALEEVNTLAGEFETSLVTMYNEGSLSGFATNSRFGYVYDVHGFQPVTEDIESSSHGSNFGFEAILEFDPEVLFVIDRTAAIGGDSNIEADMENDIIKQTTAYKNDHIIYLDGPLWYLSGGGLQSELAKIEEIVAELE; via the coding sequence ATGAAAAATTGGAAATTTCTGAGTTTTATATTAGTTTCACTAATCTTTGCTTTAGCAGCATGCGGAGGAGCAGATAATTCTGCTAGTGGAGAAACTGCGGATCAAGAAGAACAATCAACAGAAGAAGGTAATAACGAAAGTTCAGAAGAGTCTATAGAAGAATCAACTGACGAAGCTAGTTCTACATATCCAATGACAGTTTCATCTACCGTTTCTTCATCTGAAAGCAGAGATGGAAGCTCCACATATAATTTTGAAGATGTAACGTTCGAATCAATGCCAGAAAAAATTGTCGTTTTTGATTATGGTTTCTTGGACACTTTAGATTCACTTGGGGTGGAAGGTATTGTCGGTGTTGCAAAAGGTTCTACTTTACCTGAGCATCTTGAAGATTACTCAGGAGATGAGTATACGAATATTGGTACATTAAAAGAGCCTTTACTTGAAGATATAGCTGCTTTAGAGCCGGATGCCATTTTTATCTCTGGTCGTCAATCTGCATTCTATGACCAATTAAAAGAAATTACACCTAATGTTGTCTTTGTTGGTACTCAACAAGATGATTACTGGAATACATTCATGGAATCTGTAGATATTGCAACGCAAATCTTTGGTAAAGAAGCGGAAGCAGAAGAGTATCTTGCTAAGTACGATTCAGCTTTAGAAGAGGTCAACACGCTAGCAGGTGAATTTGAGACAAGTTTAGTAACGATGTATAACGAAGGAAGCTTATCTGGTTTCGCTACTAATTCCCGTTTTGGCTATGTTTATGATGTACATGGTTTCCAACCGGTAACGGAAGATATTGAATCATCTTCACATGGCTCGAACTTTGGATTCGAAGCGATTTTGGAATTTGATCCGGAAGTATTATTTGTAATAGACCGTACAGCAGCAATTGGTGGGGATTCCAATATTGAGGCTGATATGGAAAATGACATTATAAAACAAACTACAGCTTACAAAAATGATCATATTATTTATTTAGATGGACCGCTTTGGTACTTGAGTGGTGGCGGTTTACAATCCGAACTTGCAAAAATTGAAGAGATTGTAGCTGAGTTAGAGTAA
- a CDS encoding BrxA/BrxB family bacilliredoxin, with amino-acid sequence MNAYEQYMREIAQPMRDELTNAGFKELVTPDEVDEFMDTNTDSALIVVNSVCGCAAGLARPAAIESLQGETKPSQLVTVFAGQDRDATAKMRDYFKDVEPSSPSMALVKDGQLKHFIPREQIEGYEVEDIVSQLTDAYAKHC; translated from the coding sequence ATGAACGCTTATGAACAATATATGAGAGAAATTGCGCAACCTATGCGTGATGAACTAACGAACGCTGGCTTTAAAGAACTCGTTACACCAGACGAAGTCGATGAATTTATGGATACTAATACAGATTCAGCCCTTATCGTCGTTAATTCTGTGTGTGGATGTGCTGCAGGATTAGCAAGACCAGCAGCCATTGAATCACTTCAAGGAGAAACAAAACCATCCCAATTGGTGACAGTTTTTGCTGGTCAGGATCGTGATGCAACAGCAAAAATGCGGGATTATTTCAAGGATGTGGAACCCTCTTCACCTTCAATGGCCCTTGTTAAAGATGGTCAATTAAAGCACTTCATCCCTCGTGAACAAATTGAAGGCTATGAAGTAGAAGACATCGTTTCTCAACTGACAGATGCCTATGCAAAACATTGCTAA
- the pabB gene encoding aminodeoxychorismate synthase component I, with protein MTQPLLQFNFDHDVQQFIDPVQIWKTDNIHQIHRIFQEIEAYLNNGYYIAGFVSYEAAPAFDPAYEVNTDHKLPLVWFAAYDKMVNDQEIVAEQSLQYLSDWHNTTDFQQYHKHINQIKNAIAEGNTYQVNYTTRLEATFNGSAYHYYQQLLANQHASYSAFLDIGSQQILSVSPELFFAVENGVITTKPMKGTIKRGKTFEEDQHLKKALRHSKKDQAENVMIVDLLRNDLGRIAKPGTVQVKSLFDIETYPTVHQMTSTITAELETETIFEWFRALFPCGSITGAPKVETMKYIATLENTPREVYCGAIGWISPDRSATFNVPIRTVIINEGKATYGTGGGITWDSSSKGEYQELQHKAEILKQKREEISLIESLLLENGEFPLLEEHMSRLANSAQYFGFSFSENNVRTKLLALAAEYQSDTYKVRLLYHRNGEIKINSQVIATVQQPVSAIIAPFPVNKDEIYLYHKTTRRTTYDSISEHQPANAFTSLLWNKDRYVTEFTIGNVVIEKNGEFFTPPVSDGLLPGTFRQRLLQENRIKEKSILVDDLGDYDQVWFINSVRGWLKVTISDPF; from the coding sequence ATGACACAGCCATTATTGCAATTCAATTTTGATCATGATGTCCAACAATTTATCGATCCTGTCCAGATTTGGAAAACAGATAATATCCATCAAATACATCGTATTTTCCAAGAAATAGAAGCCTATTTGAATAACGGCTATTATATTGCAGGATTTGTCTCATATGAAGCAGCACCAGCTTTTGATCCAGCTTATGAAGTAAATACAGATCACAAATTACCGCTTGTCTGGTTTGCTGCTTATGACAAGATGGTAAACGATCAAGAAATAGTCGCTGAACAATCATTACAATATTTGTCTGATTGGCATAATACAACGGACTTCCAACAGTATCACAAGCATATCAACCAAATTAAAAACGCGATTGCTGAAGGCAACACCTATCAAGTTAATTACACAACACGACTCGAAGCAACCTTCAATGGCTCTGCTTATCACTATTATCAGCAGTTACTGGCTAATCAACACGCTTCCTACAGCGCATTTCTAGACATTGGTTCGCAACAGATCCTTTCTGTTTCCCCTGAGTTATTTTTTGCTGTGGAAAATGGCGTGATTACAACAAAACCGATGAAAGGAACAATAAAACGAGGAAAAACCTTTGAAGAGGATCAACATTTAAAAAAAGCATTAAGACATTCCAAGAAGGATCAGGCTGAAAATGTAATGATTGTTGATTTATTGCGAAATGATCTTGGAAGAATAGCTAAGCCAGGAACGGTTCAAGTCAAAAGCTTATTTGACATAGAAACATATCCTACTGTTCACCAAATGACTTCGACCATCACAGCAGAACTGGAAACCGAAACAATTTTTGAGTGGTTTCGAGCATTATTTCCTTGCGGTTCCATAACAGGCGCTCCTAAAGTAGAAACAATGAAATATATTGCAACACTGGAAAATACACCTCGAGAAGTATATTGTGGAGCGATTGGCTGGATTAGTCCTGATCGTTCTGCTACATTTAATGTCCCAATTCGGACTGTTATTATCAACGAAGGCAAAGCAACATATGGAACCGGTGGCGGAATTACTTGGGACTCATCAAGTAAAGGTGAATATCAAGAACTACAGCACAAAGCGGAAATACTAAAACAAAAACGCGAAGAAATTTCATTAATAGAGTCCCTATTATTAGAAAATGGGGAATTCCCTTTATTAGAGGAACATATGTCAAGGCTTGCTAATTCAGCTCAGTATTTTGGTTTTTCTTTTTCTGAAAACAACGTGCGCACTAAATTACTGGCTTTAGCAGCTGAATATCAGTCTGATACCTACAAGGTCAGACTTCTGTATCACCGTAATGGTGAAATCAAGATAAACAGTCAAGTGATTGCCACTGTTCAGCAACCAGTTTCCGCTATAATTGCGCCGTTTCCAGTTAATAAAGACGAGATTTATTTGTATCATAAGACAACAAGAAGAACGACATATGACAGCATTTCTGAACATCAGCCTGCAAACGCATTTACCTCATTACTTTGGAATAAAGATCGTTATGTAACAGAATTTACGATTGGAAATGTTGTGATCGAGAAAAATGGAGAATTTTTCACCCCCCCTGTTTCGGACGGATTATTGCCAGGTACTTTCCGTCAGCGCTTACTACAGGAAAATAGAATAAAAGAGAAGTCCATCTTAGTTGATGATTTAGGCGACTATGATCAGGTCTGGTTCATCAATAGCGTCAGAGGCTGGTTAAAAGTAACTATTTCTGATCCTTTTTAA
- a CDS encoding C40 family peptidase yields MREMKVLVKDSVVVLTVVSSLFFAQSVSAETKEEISSQRSEVQSDIDQKEQEIQEIKTELIDLNEQIARFDEAIEDNEKVIKETEKEMDNVESEVQDLESNIDTIQEKIDQRNEILKERIASLQENGGSSSYLQVIFGAKSFLDLIDRATLVHKITQADQNLLESQEQDKLEIEKEKAEHDEKLQELEDMKAKYEEMQQQIVAQKEQNEDLKSELQQKEEENSDILDDLKIEDELLAKKQKALEEAEAQQAASTSSSQSSSSSSSSKNVIDQYASESSKPVSAGSGALQTAMTAGNKYIGNSVYVFGGGRTAYDVANGRFDCSGFVSWAFRQAGISIPASTSALSSVGERVSSSNMQPGDLVFFNTYKTNGHVGIYLGNNKFIGSQSSSGVAIESMSSGYWKSTFSGYVRRVAQ; encoded by the coding sequence ATGAGAGAAATGAAAGTCTTAGTGAAAGATTCAGTTGTTGTCTTAACAGTTGTCTCCAGCCTGTTTTTTGCTCAATCGGTAAGTGCAGAAACAAAGGAAGAGATTTCGTCACAGCGTTCGGAAGTACAATCTGATATTGATCAGAAAGAGCAAGAGATTCAAGAAATTAAAACAGAATTGATTGATTTAAATGAACAAATCGCTCGGTTTGATGAAGCGATTGAAGACAATGAAAAAGTGATTAAAGAAACGGAAAAAGAGATGGACAATGTAGAGTCGGAAGTACAAGATTTAGAGTCTAATATTGATACCATCCAGGAAAAGATCGATCAGCGTAATGAAATTTTAAAAGAAAGAATTGCATCTTTACAGGAAAACGGCGGTTCTTCAAGCTATCTACAAGTGATTTTTGGTGCCAAAAGTTTTCTGGATCTTATTGACCGAGCTACACTAGTACATAAGATTACTCAAGCAGATCAAAACCTGTTAGAAAGCCAGGAGCAAGATAAATTAGAGATCGAAAAAGAAAAAGCAGAACATGATGAAAAATTGCAAGAATTAGAAGACATGAAGGCAAAGTATGAAGAAATGCAACAACAGATTGTTGCACAAAAAGAACAAAATGAAGATTTAAAATCAGAATTACAACAAAAAGAAGAAGAAAATAGCGATATTCTTGATGATTTAAAAATTGAAGATGAGTTACTAGCAAAAAAACAAAAAGCATTAGAAGAAGCAGAAGCACAGCAAGCCGCTTCAACTAGCAGTAGTCAATCGTCATCATCAAGCAGCTCCAGCAAAAATGTGATTGACCAGTATGCAAGTGAATCATCTAAACCTGTATCAGCAGGGAGCGGTGCACTTCAGACTGCTATGACAGCAGGTAATAAATATATCGGTAATTCCGTTTATGTTTTCGGTGGAGGCAGAACTGCATATGATGTTGCAAATGGTCGTTTTGATTGCTCTGGATTCGTAAGCTGGGCATTCCGCCAGGCTGGAATAAGTATTCCTGCAAGTACATCTGCATTATCTTCGGTTGGAGAAAGAGTATCTTCAAGTAACATGCAGCCAGGCGACTTAGTATTTTTTAACACATACAAAACAAACGGTCATGTTGGAATTTATTTAGGAAACAATAAATTTATCGGATCTCAAAGTTCATCTGGTGTTGCAATTGAGAGTATGAGCAGTGGTTACTGGAAATCTACTTTCTCTGGTTATGTACGTCGTGTTGCACAATAA
- a CDS encoding ABC transporter permease, with translation MRLWILIICAIILSFISLFVGAIDIKVSDLLDFHSDKFQIFLVSRVPRLLAIIMAGAGMSIAGLIMQSLSRNKFVSPTTAGTLDAAKLGIMISMLFLTNVTYTQQVIFSFAFALAGTFIFMQILDRIKFKDVIFVPLIGIMYGNILSSITTFFGYEADILQNISSWLMGSFTLIISGRYELLYVSIPAVVLAYLYANKFTVAGMGEDFAKNIGLSYKFVLNIGLVLVAIISTSVVLTVGMIPFLGLIVPNIVSLYLGDNLRKTIPHTMVLGIVFLLICDIMGRIIIHPYEIPVNVTVAVIGSAIFLIMLLRGRVYAKK, from the coding sequence ATGAGATTATGGATATTAATCATTTGTGCCATTATCCTGTCATTTATTTCGCTTTTTGTAGGTGCGATAGATATTAAAGTAAGTGATTTGCTAGACTTTCATTCTGATAAGTTTCAAATCTTTTTAGTTAGTAGAGTACCTCGGTTGTTGGCGATTATTATGGCAGGGGCAGGAATGAGTATCGCGGGTTTAATTATGCAAAGTTTGAGTCGTAATAAATTTGTTTCTCCTACAACTGCAGGAACATTAGATGCGGCGAAATTAGGAATCATGATTTCCATGCTGTTTTTAACGAATGTTACATATACACAGCAAGTTATTTTCAGTTTTGCATTTGCTTTAGCAGGAACATTTATTTTTATGCAAATTTTAGATCGTATAAAATTTAAAGATGTTATTTTTGTACCATTAATCGGGATAATGTATGGAAACATTTTATCATCGATAACGACTTTTTTTGGTTATGAAGCAGATATTCTTCAAAACATTTCATCTTGGTTGATGGGGAGTTTCACATTAATTATTTCTGGTCGTTATGAACTGTTATATGTCAGTATACCAGCAGTTGTATTGGCATACCTTTATGCGAACAAGTTTACAGTTGCTGGAATGGGAGAGGATTTTGCCAAAAATATCGGATTAAGCTATAAGTTCGTGCTTAATATTGGGCTCGTTCTAGTTGCAATCATATCTACATCCGTCGTACTAACTGTCGGGATGATACCATTCTTAGGTCTAATTGTCCCTAATATTGTCTCTCTTTATCTGGGGGATAATCTAAGAAAAACCATTCCCCATACAATGGTACTTGGGATTGTATTTCTATTAATTTGTGACATTATGGGTCGTATCATCATTCATCCTTATGAGATACCTGTAAACGTAACCGTTGCTGTAATCGGAAGTGCGATCTTCCTAATTATGTTACTTAGGGGGAGAGTATATGCGAAAAAATAG